The DNA window GTACGGGGCTCTCAGTGTCGTGGGGGGCTTCCAGTGTCGTGACGGCCTCCTAGTATGGAGTGATGCGCATCGGAGCTCACGTTCGTGACAGTGCCGACCCGCTCGGTTCGGCGTCGGCCCTCGGGGTCGACTTCGTCCAGATGTTCCTCACCGACCCTCAGAAGTGGAACAAGCTGACGCCGCACCCCCAGGGCGAGGAACTGAAAGCCAGTGACGTCGACGTCGTCGTGCACAGTTCTTACGTCCTCAACGTTGCGAGCCTCAACAACCGCATTCGCATACCTTCACGCAAGGCCGTGATCGAGCAAGCGGCGGCAGCTGCCGATGTCGGGGCGATCGGACTGGTCGTACACGGCGGGCATGTGCGCGACGGTGAGGACACCGCGAAGGGATTCGACAACTGGCGCAAGCTGTTCGAACGTCAGGCCGACGACGGTGGATTCGGCGTGCCGATCTTCATCGAGAACACTGCGGGCGGTGACTTCGCGATGGCACGTCACTTCGACGACATCGCTCGGCTGTGGGATGCGGTAGGTGAGTTCGGTGCCGGCTTCTGCCTCGATACGTGCCACGCCTGGGCAGGGGGCGAGGAACTGGTCGGCGTCGTGGATCGGATCAAGGCCATCACCGGCCGGATCGATCTGGTCCATCTGAACAACTCGCGCGACGAGTTCGACTCGGCGCGAGACCGGCACGCCAACCTGGCCGACGGGACGATCGACGCCGAGGTGCTGACGGCAGTGGCCGAAGCCTCCGGTGCACCGGTGATCCTCGAGACTCCCGAGGAAGGCCTCGCAGCCGACGTGCAGTTCTTGAAGGAGCAGTGCAGTTCTTGAAGGAGCAGTGCAGTTCTTGAAAGATCGTTAGACGAACACCGAGATCGTCTTCTCCCAGAAGCGTTCGAAGTCGTCGACGTCGGCGCGGGTGAAGATCCGGCAGTTCCACCGAAAGTCGGTGTCGACCATGGTGACCCCGTCGACGACGGTCGTGTCGCACGTGACCGTGAGGCTGTGGGTCAGCGGTTCGCTGTCGTCGGGAATCGTGGTGTTGTCGTCCGTCGTGGTTTCGGTGCCGTAGCGAAACGCAATCTGAGCGCCTTGCTTCCGGTCCAGCGCAGGGGAATTCAGCGTGTTCTTGACGGTCCTGTAGTCGGATCCACCGTTGGGGGC is part of the Rhodococcus sovatensis genome and encodes:
- a CDS encoding deoxyribonuclease IV, whose amino-acid sequence is MRIGAHVRDSADPLGSASALGVDFVQMFLTDPQKWNKLTPHPQGEELKASDVDVVVHSSYVLNVASLNNRIRIPSRKAVIEQAAAAADVGAIGLVVHGGHVRDGEDTAKGFDNWRKLFERQADDGGFGVPIFIENTAGGDFAMARHFDDIARLWDAVGEFGAGFCLDTCHAWAGGEELVGVVDRIKAITGRIDLVHLNNSRDEFDSARDRHANLADGTIDAEVLTAVAEASGAPVILETPEEGLAADVQFLKEQCSS